The genomic window GGCGAAGGAGACCGTACGGCGTGATCTGCGCGCCCTGGAGGACCACGGGCTGGTCCGCCGTACGCACGGCGGGGCGTATCCCGTGGAGAGCGCCGGGTTCGAGACGACGCTCGCGTTCCGCGCGACCAGCCATGTGCCCGAGAAGCGCCGTATCGCGGCCGCGGCGGCCGAACTGCTCGGAGACGCGGAGACGGTCTTCGTCGACGAGGGCTTCACCCCGCAGCTCATCGCCGAGGCCCTCCCCCGGGACCGGCCGCTGACCGTGGTCACCGCCTCCCTCGCCACCGCGGGCGCGCTCGCCGAGGCCGGCACCACCACCGTGCTGCTGCTCGGCGGCCGGGTGCGCCCCGGCACCCTCGCGACCGTCGACCACTGGACGACGAAGATGCTGGCCGGTTTCGTCATCGACCTGGCGTACATCGGCGCCAACGGCATCACCCGCGACCACGGCCTCACCACCCCCGACCCGGCCGTCAGCGAGGTCAAGGCCCAGGCGATCCGCGCCTCCCGGCGCACGGTTTTCGCGGGCGTCCACACCAAGTTCGGCGCGGTCAGCTTCTGCCGGTTCGCCGAGGTGAGCGACCTGGACGCGATCGTCACGAGCACACTGCTGCCGACAGCGGAGGCCCACCGGTACGCGCTGCTGGGCCCCCAGGTCACCCGAGTCTGAAAGCCACCGATCCGCTCTGCCAAGGGTCGTACGGCGGGTGCGGGTGGGATGTGGTTGCTCGCGCAGTTCCCCGCGCCCCTGAAGACCACGGCCCTGCGGGCCGAAAAGCACGGGCGCAGCCCCTGCTTTTCAGGGGCGCGGGGCTGTATCGATATGCGGCTCCGCCCCGCGGGCGCGACCAGCCCCCACCCACCCGCACCCCCGAACGGCCCCCCGACCCACTCGGTAAGGGAACGGTAAAGCGGCCTGAATCGTTCACCCGGCATGACCGCTATGACCCCCGGCTCGAACATCCCGCTGCCCGCCCCCCGCGTCGCGGTGGACGTCGCCGCCCCGGTGCGGCTCGACGTATCGGGCCTGCTGCTCACCGCAGACGGCAAGGTGCGCTCGGACGACGACTTCATCTTCTACAACCAGCCGACCGGCCCGGGCGTGACGTACCGCTCCGGCGGCGGTACGACCCCCGACTCGATCACGGTGGACACGACGGCCGTCCCCCCCGGCATCGAGAAGATCGTCGTCACGGCGAGCCCGGACGCGGCGGGCCAGACATTCCAGGGCGTCGAACCGACGGCGACGATCCGCAACGCGGCGGACGGCTCGGTGATCGCCACGTTCACCCCGCCGCAGTTGAGCACGGAGACGGCCGTGGTGATCGTGGAGATCTATCTGCGCAACGGCGCGTGGAAGGCCCGCGCGGTCGGCCAGGGGTATGCGAACGGCCTCGCGGGCATCGCGACGGACTTCGGCGTCACGGTGGAGGAACCCGCCCCGGCCCCGGCACAGACCACTCCCGTCGCCCCGCCCGTCCCCACCATGCAGCCCCCTGTGGCCCCGCCGGCCCCGCCCCTGGACCCGCGTGTCACGGCGCCCCCGGCCCCCGCCGCCCCTCCGGCCGCACCCGCGGCCCCCGCACCCGGCGCCGGGAAGATCAACCTGGACAAGGGCCGCGTCAGCCTCCAGAAGAACCAGACGGTCTCCCTGGTCAAGGGCGGCCGCCCGCTGCTCTCCCAGGTCAAGATGGGCCTCGGCTGGGAGCCGGCGTACCGGGGCAAGGACATCGACCTGGACGCGTCGGTCATCGCGTACGGCCCGCAGCGCAACCACATCGACAGCTGCTACTTCGGCAAGCTCTCCATCGTCAACGGCGCCATCAAGCACTCCGGTGACAACCTCACCGGCGAGGGCGGCGGGGACGACGAGGTGATCGTGGTCGATCTCGGGCGCCTCCCCCAGGAGGTCACCGGCCTGGTCTTCACGGTCAACTCCTTCTCCGGCCAGAAGTTCACCGAGGTCGCCAAGGCCTACTGCCGCCTCCTCGACGCCGCCACCGGCGAAGAACTGGTCCGCTTCGACCTCACCAGCGCCGAGGCCCAGACCGGCGTCATGATGGCCAAGCTGATCAAGCAGTTCTCCGGCGAGTGGGAGATGACCGCGATGGGCGACTTCGTGAAGTCCCGCACGGTCAGGGGAATGGTGAAGCCGGCGGCCCAGTCACTCTGAGGCACACATACGCAACGCCGGGCGCCCCCGAGGAGGGGCGCCCGGCGCGTGCCCGACCGACCGGGAGGACAACAGGACGCAGACGCGCCGCGCCTCCCGTTCATCGGCATCGGGCGAGTCCGCTGCCGGAGCCGGTGGCGAGCCGGGTCAGCCCCGGAGCAGCGCCTCCGACCTCACTCGATCACCCCGCTGTACGCGTTCAGCGCGGGCTGCCCGCCGAGGTGGGCGTACAGCACGGTGGACTCCGTCCCGATCTCACCGCGCTCGATCAGGTCGATCATCCCGGCCATCGACTTCCCCTCGTACACGGGGTCGGTGATCATGCCCTCGGTGCGCGCGGCGAGCTGCATCGCCACGAGGGTGGCGTCGTCCGGGACGCCGTAGATCCCCCCGTGGTAGCGCTCGTCCAGCTCGACATCGGCCACCGTCAACTCACCCTTGACACCGATGAGTTGCCCGGTGTTCTGCGCGATACGGGCGATCTGCTCACGCGTGGCGGTCGGCTTCGCCGAGGCGTCGATGCCGAGCACCCGGCGCGGCCGTCCGCCCGCCTCCTCCAGCGCGGCGAACCCGGCGACCATGCCCGCCTGGGTCGATCCGGTCACCGAGCACACGATCACCGTGTCGAAGAAGACGCCCAACTCCCGCTCCTGGTCGGCGACTTCGTACGCCCAGCCGGCGAAGCCGAGGCCGCCGAGGGGGTGGTCGGAGGCGCCGGCCGGGATGGCGTACGGCTTGCCGCCGTTCTCCTCGACCTCCCTGAGCGCCAGTTCCCAGCTCTCCTTGAAGCCGATGCCGAAGCCGGCCCGGACAAGCCGTACGTCGGCGCCGGCCAGGCGGCTGATCAGGATGTTGCCGACCTTGTCGTAGACGGCGTCGGGCCAGTCGACCCAGCTCTCCTGGACAAGAACGCACTTGAGCCCGGCGCGGGCGGCGACGGCGGCGACCTGGCGGGTGTGGTTGGACTGCACGCCACCGATGGAGACGAGGGTGTCGCAGCCCTGGGCGAGCGCGTCCGCGACGAGGTACTCCAGCTTGCGGGTCTTGTTGCCGCCGTACGCGATACCGGAGTTGCAGTCCTCGCGCTTGGCCCAGACCGAGGCGCCGCCGAGGTGGGCGGTGAGGCGCTCCAGCGGGTGGACCGGTGAGGGACCGAAGAGGAGCGGGTAGCGCTCGAAGGAAGAAAGGGACACGTCGGGTCCTCCCGGGGTGGAGTGGGTCAGTGGTCCGCTTCGAGGACGGCCTCGTCCACGGCCTCGGCGCCGGGTTCCTCGACGGCCTCGTCGGCGGATTCGTCGGCGCGCTCGTCGACGAGCGCGGCCAGGCCGCGCCAGATCTCCGCCGTGACCCGGACCGCCTCGTCCGTGTCACCGGCCGCGCAGGCCTCGATCAGCTGCTCGTGCAGTCCGGCCGAGCGGCAGTTGCCGCCCTCACCGAAGCGACGTCGCTCCAGCCGGCGGATGAGCGGGGTGTAGCGGGCGATGGTGGCGGCGGCCGCGCGGTTGCCGCTCACCCGGACCAGGACGTCGTGCAGTTCGTCGTCGGCGACCAGGGCGGCGTCGACGTCGCCCGCGTGGACGGCCGCCGCGAACCGCTCGTTGGCCGAGCGCATCGTCTCGACGTCCGCCGCGAACAGCCGGGGTACGGCGACCCGGGTGGCCAGCTCGTGCATGGCGCCGACCACGGCCGCCGCGTCCCGCACATCGGCGGCGACGACGGCCGTGACCCGCGTGTAGCTCTGCGGTTTGCTCTCCAGGAGCCCCTCGTCCACCAGCCGCGAGAACGCCTCCCGCACCGGCGCCCGCGACAGCCCCAGCAGCTCGGCGAACTCGGCGTCGCGCACCACCGCACCGGGCTCGATCTCCCCGGCCACGATGGCGTCCCGGATGGCTTGGTAGGCGCGGTCCCTGAGCAGGGTGCGGCTCACCGGTCGTATGGCCTCCATGGACTGACATGTTAGATGTCAGCAGAGCCCCCGAACAAGAGTGTGGCCCGTACCCCCACTGGGATACGGGCCACACTCACCGCCGGACGACAGTCGCCGGCGTTCTTCAACCGAGTTCTTCAACCGACCCACGGCCAGTCGGCGTCCCGCGCCGCCTCGAGCAGCGGGACCATCCGGAAAGCCGCGTCCGAAAGGCCGCCGAAGGTGTGGCGGTTCGCCTTTCCGGAAGGGCCGTGGCCCGCCCGGTACCCGGCGAGGTTCCAGGTGTAGACCGGTACGTCGACCGGGACCCGCGCGGTCGGGTCGCCGTAGTGGCTGTACGTCGCCTGCTCGTCCGTGACGATCAGCACCCGGTCGTGCGTCCGGTAGTGCCGGCGGACGGCCTCGGTCGTGTCGGTGCCGCCCAGGTCGCCGAACCGGCCGATGACCTTCAGCACCGACTCGCCCTTGCGGAACTCCACCGGCTTGCTCGTGCTCCCGAACTCGACGAGATCCGCGTCCGCCGCCCGCAGCGCGAGCGCCGTGCCGAAGATCGCCGCCGCGTCGGCGTACGTGAGCGACGAGCGGTCGGTCAGCCGCGAGTAGAACATCGAGCCCGAGCGGTCGACCAGGACCAGGGTCCGGCCGGGCAGCGCGGGCACGTTGGCCAGCGAGTGGCCGAGCGCCTGCTCCAACGGGTACGCCCAGCGCAGCGAGGGCGCGTGCCGGTACGCCGAGAGGTAGCGGAACGGGAACTGCCGCGACCGTGCCACCTCCGCCGGGTCGCTGATCCGGGCAGCCACCTGGGCCGCGACCTCGTCCGAGACGCCCGCCTCGTCGAAGTTCCGCAGGTTCCTCGTCAGGGCCATGGCACCCATGGACGGGATGACGGCCTCCCAGGCCGCCTTGTCCATCGGCCCCTGCAGCCAGCCCGCCAGCGCCTCCCAGGTGATGCCCGCGTCGGCGAGCCGCCGCGCGCCGCCCGCGCCGGTGACGACCCGGCGCCGCTTCGCCGGCCGCAGCGCCATCAGGTCACGATGGGCCGCGAGCACGGGCAGCGACCTGGGCACCACCGCCGTGTCCGGGTTGTGGCGCCGGTCGAGGGCGTACTGGAACAGGTCCCCCTGCCACGGCTTGTCCGGGTCCGGCGCCGCGTGCACCAGGTTCAGGATGTCGCCGAAGCGGTAGCCCTTGGACGCCGTGTCGTACTTCAGCAGCGACTTGGCGCTGTAGAGCCGTCGTACGGCGTCGGCGACGCCCCGCTTCACCGGCTTGGGGATGTTGCGGCCGTACCGCGAGGTCCAGTAGGCGAGCAGCTCGCCGGGCTCGTCCGGGCGCCGCAGCACCGAGTCGATGACCTGACGGTTGGTGGGTCCGTCGGTGGCCCCCGCGTCGAGCCGTGCCTTCACGTACTCGGCGGCGCCCACGATCGAGGCCGTACGGAGGTTGCCCTCGCCGCGCAGCCAGCCGAGCAGGCCGGCCGTCCACGCCGGGTCGGTGACGGCGAGCCGGCGTACGAGCGCGGCGAACCGGTCGTCCCGGCCCTCGCCGCTCTCGTAGAAGGTCTTCTGCGCGACGAAGTTGGCGATCGACAGCAGGAACAGTTCCGAGCGCTCGTCCCGCTCACGGCCTCGGCCGCCCTCGTACGTACGGAGCACGCGCCCCGTCGAGGTGACCCGCGAGGTGGGCTGCGCCTTGGTGGCCTTCGTGTTGAATCGCGCCATGATGAATTCCCCCGAATTCGCCAGCACTTCGTGCGTGGAATGGTTGTTTCGGAGGGAGGCGCAGCAAAAGGAGGGTGCCCGAGGTCGAAATCGGCGAAGGTTGCTTATAACTGGCGCGTCTTCCGTTCCGCCACACCGACCAGAAGTCGATGACGGGATTCGAACCCGCACGAGGAGTCATCCCCACCAGTTCCCGAAGTATCCGCTGCCTGCGCACCGGGCACCCACCATCTGCTGCACCTCCCCGAGATCAGACATCGCACCGGGAGGTGCATGAAGTTTTGGGTGTCCAGAGATCGAAGCCGGCGGAACCGACGTAGGTGCTCTAACCCCTGAGCTACACCGGCGCGTTGTACCGGTGGCGGGACTCGAACCCGCGGCCGCCCCATTATGAGTGGAAGTAGGTCCTGCCTTCGCACCTGGACAAGAAAGACTCTAGGAGGCGAACCGCGGGTCGAGCGAACGAATTAAATCGAGGGGTACGGCTTCGAGGTTCAGCCGCGCTTCTGCCGCTTCCACGGACCCGTGATGGCGAGCAGGATGCCCGGCTTCTGGATGTTGGCGTACAGGGTCTTGCCGTCGGGCGAGAAGGTGACGCCGCAGAACTCGGCGTAGTCGGGCTCCTCTTCGGTGCCGACGTTGAGGTCGTTGCGGGCGATGGGGTACGTACGGCCGCTGTCGGTCGCGCCGAAGAGGTGCGAGACGCCTTCGCCGTCCTCGGCGAGGATGATGCCGCCGTACGGGGAGACGGTGATGTTGTCGGGGCCGTCGAAGGCGCCGTCGACGGACGGGTCGGGGTTGACGCCGAGCAGGACCTTCAGCGTCAGGGTGCGGCGCTTGGGGTCGTAGAACCAGACCTGGCCGTCGTGCGCGGCGCCGGGGCTCTCCGCACGGGCGTACGAGGAGACGATGTACGCGCCGCCGTCGCCCCACCACATGCCCTCCAGCTTGCGGGCGCGGGTGATCTCGCCGGTGCCGAACTGCTTGCGGACGGCGACGGTCTTCGCGTCGCGGTCGGGGACGTCGACCCAGTCGACGCCGTAGACCGTGCCGATCTTCGTGGCGCGGGAGAGGTCGTCGACGAACTTGCCGCCGGAGTCGAAGCACTTGGGCGCCTGGAGGACACCCGCGTCGTCGGCGAGCTCACGGAACTTGCGGGGGCCGTACTCGAAGCCCTTCGGCGGGGTCCAGCGGAAGAAGAGGCCGTTGGGGTTCGAGGCGTCCTCGGTGAGGTAGGCGTGGCCGCGCCTGGGGTCGATGACGACGGCCTCGTGGTCGTAGCGGCCGAAGAACTTCAGCGGCTTGGGGTCACGGTTGGCGCGACGGTCGATGGGGTCGACCTCGAAGACGTAGCCGTGGTCCTTGGTCATGCCGTTGACGCCGGCCTTGTCGGAGTTCTCCTCACAGGTCAGCCAGGTGCCCCACGGGGTGCTGCCGCCCGCGCAGTTGGTGGAGGTGCCGGCGATGCCGACCCACTCGGCGACCTGGCCGTCGCGGCGGACCTCGACGACCGTGCAGCCGCCGGACGCGGCCGGGTCGTAGACGAGGCCCTCGGCGAGCGGCACCGGGTACTGCCAGTTGGCCCGGGGGCCCTTCAGCTCGTGGTTGTTGACGAGGAGGGTGGCGCCGCGCGGGCCGGCGAAGGTGGCCGTACCGTCGTGGTTGGAGGGCGTGTACTCGCCCGACTCCAGCTTGGTCCTGCCGCTGTACGTGATGACGCGGTACTTGAACCCGGCGGGCAGCGCCAGGATGCCGTCGGGGTCGGGAACGAGCGGCCCGTATCCGACTCCACTGTGGCGGTCCGCCCCGCCCTCGGTGGTGCTGTCGGTCGTGCCGTCGTTGTCGGTCTCCGTGTCCGTCGACGCGAGGGCGTTCGGCGCGGTGGCGAGTGCGCCTACGCTGCCGGCCAGAGCGACACCGGCCCCGGTGGCCGCGGATCGTCTGGCGAAGTCCCTGCGGGTGAGCGACATGCTGTCTCCTGCGTGCGGTGGATGACCGTGGGGGGGCGGACCCGTGTTACGCGCCCGAACTGTCCCGTCCACGGCTGAACACGGGTTGAACGGGGGGCGAAGCGCGCCCCTACGCTTCGATGAACCCGTCATGGGGCTGTGCCCCTTCGACCCCTTGGCGCATGAGAACTCGGGTGGATCAGGTTGTGGAGCGGGTGCGGGTGAGTGGGGGCTGGTCGCGCAGTTCCCCGCGCCCCTGAAAAGCAGGGGCTGCGCCCCGTGCTTTTCGGCCCGCAGGGCCGTGTCTTTCAGGGGCGCGGGGAACTGTGCGAGCAACCACAACCCACCCGCACCCGCCACAACCGCAGCACAACCCGAGCTACTGGGCGCCCTACGTCACTCAGCCCGTTGCGATCGCGCCTTGAACGCCGCCTTACGAGCCTCCTTGGCCACCCTCTTGTCGGGATGGATCCGCCCCATCGCCTCCAACACATCGGCCGTGGCCGGATGGTCCACCCGCCAGGCGGCCGCGAAGAACCCGCCGTGCTGCGCCGCCAGCCCCTCCACCAGCGCCCGCAGCTCCGCGGAGTTCCCTTCGGCCGCCAGCTGCGCGGCGACCGTGTCGATGGTCAGCCAGAAGACCATGGCCTCCGACGGCGCGGGCACGTCCGAGGCACCCCGCTCGGCCAGCCAGACGCGCGCGAGCCCGCCCAGCTCGGGATCGTCGAGAACCTCGCGCAGCGCGGGCTCGGCCACGGGCCCGACCAGGGACAGCGCCTGCTGGCAGCGCAGCCGCCGCAGTGGCGCGCCCGGGTCGGAGCCGCGCGCGGCCGCGAGCAGCTCGCGGGCCGCGTCCAGCGACTCCCGGCGGGCAAGCCACTGTTCGGTCTCGGCGTGGGCCGCCGCCGGCGGGAACCCGGCGGTGCCGTCCAGCAGCGTGTCCGCGCCCTTGTCGGCGAGGGCCCCGACCACGGGCGCGGAAATGCCCGCCTCCTGGAGCCGCGCCCGCATCCCGTACAGCCCGAGCGGGGTGAGCCGCACCATGCCGTACCGGGTGACATCGGTGTCGTCGACGCCCCGAGCCCCCGGCCCCTCGGCGGCCGCGGCTTCCTCCGCGTCCGTCATCAGCGCCTCGTCCACGGGCTGGTACTCCACCAGCCCGACCGGCTCCAGCGCCCGGAACTGGTCGTCGAGCCGCATCATCGCGTCCGACACCTGTTCCAGCACGTCGTTGGTGGGCTCCCCCATGTCGTCGGGGATGATCATCGACGCGGCGAGCGCGGGCAACGGCACCGGCCCGTCGGCGGGGCCGCCCTCGCCGACGGTGAGGAGGTACAGGTTGCCGAGCACCCCGTCGAGGAACTCCGCCTCGGCGTCGGGGTCCCAGCCCAGCTCGGAGAAGTCGATCTCGCCACCGGGGTCCATGGCGCCGACGAGGCCGTCGAGGTCGGGCACGCTCGCGTCGGCGAGCGCGCTTTCCAGGGCCGTGAGCCAGATGCCGAGCACGTCCTGCGGGCCGCCGGAGGTGAGGAGCGCGAGGTCCTCGCCCGTGACGACCGTCCCCTCCTCCCCCTCATCCGGGTTCACGATCTCGACGAGCCCGGTGTCCACGGCCACCCGCCAGGCCTCGCCGGCCGAGGCCGCCGCGTCGTCGCCGTCGACCCCCTCCCCGGTGAGCCCGAGCGCCTCGGCGGCCGCGGGCAGCTGCTCGTCGACGAGATCGCCACCGGCGCCCACACGCGTGTCGGGCCCGGCCCAGCGGGCGAGCCGCGCGGCGCGCGAGAGCAGCGGTGTGGCGAGCGCTTCCCGCGCCAGCTCCGCTTCGGGGAGAAGCCGCACCGGCGGCAGTGGCGAGCTGTCTGACATCGGCGGAGTTCTCCTCGGAAACGAGCGGTGACGAGCATGACGAGCGTGACGAGCACTTCAGGGTGGCGCTCCGGTACAGGTGGCACCCGTGCGCGATTCGCCTACGCGTACGTGCACAGGTACGAGCGGAACACGGCATCCGATCACGGCGGAACGCGGGGTCCGATCACACGCGGCACCCGTACAAGTACGCAGCCGCTCAGCCTAGACGGATTTCCACCCATGCCGCCCGGTTCATGTACCTGCCAGGAGTGGGACATGGCTGAAACCTTGACAACTACCCTGACCAGGCAGGAGATTGACGCGCGTAGAAACTCACGGGTAGCTCTGGAGTGATTCCGGGGCCGCCCACAGACGCGACCACCGCCGTTCGTCGAAGATCGTCGGAGTTCTACGCGCGTCGCACCGCCCCACCGGTCGCAGGCCACCCCCCGTCCACCCTCGTCCCGGCGCCCACGTACGTCCCCGGAGGGATCCCCTTGCCCAGCAAGAGAACCGCGCGCATCGGCGCGCTGACCGTCGCCACCATCTGCTCCACGGTGTCCGCCGTGGTCCTGACCTCGCCCGCCGAGGCGGACTCCCTACGCATCCACGACATCCAGGGCACGACCCGGACGTCCCCCCTCGCCGGTCAGCAGGTGACCGGAGTCGAGGGCGTCGTCACGGGCGTACGCACCTACGGTTCGCGCGGCTTCTGGATCCAGGACCCCCAGGCGGACGCCGACCCGGCCACGAGCGAGGGCGTTTTCGTCTTCACCAGCTCCCGGCCGACGGTCTCGGTGGGCGACGCGGTGACGGTCTCGGGCACGGTCTCCGAGTTCGTGCCGGGCGGCACTTCGTCCGGAAACCAGTCCGTGACACAGATCACCCGCCCGACGATCACGGTGGTCTCCACGGGCAACGCCGTCCCGGCCGCGAAGGTCATCGACGCCGAGTCGGTGCCGGGCAGGTACGCCCCGGC from Streptomyces sp. DSM 40750 includes these protein-coding regions:
- a CDS encoding DeoR/GlpR family DNA-binding transcription regulator; protein product: MSAEERQREIVRAARRTGAVDVAELAVELGVAKETVRRDLRALEDHGLVRRTHGGAYPVESAGFETTLAFRATSHVPEKRRIAAAAAELLGDAETVFVDEGFTPQLIAEALPRDRPLTVVTASLATAGALAEAGTTTVLLLGGRVRPGTLATVDHWTTKMLAGFVIDLAYIGANGITRDHGLTTPDPAVSEVKAQAIRASRRTVFAGVHTKFGAVSFCRFAEVSDLDAIVTSTLLPTAEAHRYALLGPQVTRV
- a CDS encoding TerD family protein, which translates into the protein MTPGSNIPLPAPRVAVDVAAPVRLDVSGLLLTADGKVRSDDDFIFYNQPTGPGVTYRSGGGTTPDSITVDTTAVPPGIEKIVVTASPDAAGQTFQGVEPTATIRNAADGSVIATFTPPQLSTETAVVIVEIYLRNGAWKARAVGQGYANGLAGIATDFGVTVEEPAPAPAQTTPVAPPVPTMQPPVAPPAPPLDPRVTAPPAPAAPPAAPAAPAPGAGKINLDKGRVSLQKNQTVSLVKGGRPLLSQVKMGLGWEPAYRGKDIDLDASVIAYGPQRNHIDSCYFGKLSIVNGAIKHSGDNLTGEGGGDDEVIVVDLGRLPQEVTGLVFTVNSFSGQKFTEVAKAYCRLLDAATGEELVRFDLTSAEAQTGVMMAKLIKQFSGEWEMTAMGDFVKSRTVRGMVKPAAQSL
- a CDS encoding 1-aminocyclopropane-1-carboxylate deaminase, with the protein product MSLSSFERYPLLFGPSPVHPLERLTAHLGGASVWAKREDCNSGIAYGGNKTRKLEYLVADALAQGCDTLVSIGGVQSNHTRQVAAVAARAGLKCVLVQESWVDWPDAVYDKVGNILISRLAGADVRLVRAGFGIGFKESWELALREVEENGGKPYAIPAGASDHPLGGLGFAGWAYEVADQERELGVFFDTVIVCSVTGSTQAGMVAGFAALEEAGGRPRRVLGIDASAKPTATREQIARIAQNTGQLIGVKGELTVADVELDERYHGGIYGVPDDATLVAMQLAARTEGMITDPVYEGKSMAGMIDLIERGEIGTESTVLYAHLGGQPALNAYSGVIE
- a CDS encoding GntR family transcriptional regulator — protein: MEAIRPVSRTLLRDRAYQAIRDAIVAGEIEPGAVVRDAEFAELLGLSRAPVREAFSRLVDEGLLESKPQSYTRVTAVVAADVRDAAAVVGAMHELATRVAVPRLFAADVETMRSANERFAAAVHAGDVDAALVADDELHDVLVRVSGNRAAAATIARYTPLIRRLERRRFGEGGNCRSAGLHEQLIEACAAGDTDEAVRVTAEIWRGLAALVDERADESADEAVEEPGAEAVDEAVLEADH
- a CDS encoding TROVE domain-containing protein — protein: MARFNTKATKAQPTSRVTSTGRVLRTYEGGRGRERDERSELFLLSIANFVAQKTFYESGEGRDDRFAALVRRLAVTDPAWTAGLLGWLRGEGNLRTASIVGAAEYVKARLDAGATDGPTNRQVIDSVLRRPDEPGELLAYWTSRYGRNIPKPVKRGVADAVRRLYSAKSLLKYDTASKGYRFGDILNLVHAAPDPDKPWQGDLFQYALDRRHNPDTAVVPRSLPVLAAHRDLMALRPAKRRRVVTGAGGARRLADAGITWEALAGWLQGPMDKAAWEAVIPSMGAMALTRNLRNFDEAGVSDEVAAQVAARISDPAEVARSRQFPFRYLSAYRHAPSLRWAYPLEQALGHSLANVPALPGRTLVLVDRSGSMFYSRLTDRSSLTYADAAAIFGTALALRAADADLVEFGSTSKPVEFRKGESVLKVIGRFGDLGGTDTTEAVRRHYRTHDRVLIVTDEQATYSHYGDPTARVPVDVPVYTWNLAGYRAGHGPSGKANRHTFGGLSDAAFRMVPLLEAARDADWPWVG
- a CDS encoding PhoX family protein, with the translated sequence MSLTRRDFARRSAATGAGVALAGSVGALATAPNALASTDTETDNDGTTDSTTEGGADRHSGVGYGPLVPDPDGILALPAGFKYRVITYSGRTKLESGEYTPSNHDGTATFAGPRGATLLVNNHELKGPRANWQYPVPLAEGLVYDPAASGGCTVVEVRRDGQVAEWVGIAGTSTNCAGGSTPWGTWLTCEENSDKAGVNGMTKDHGYVFEVDPIDRRANRDPKPLKFFGRYDHEAVVIDPRRGHAYLTEDASNPNGLFFRWTPPKGFEYGPRKFRELADDAGVLQAPKCFDSGGKFVDDLSRATKIGTVYGVDWVDVPDRDAKTVAVRKQFGTGEITRARKLEGMWWGDGGAYIVSSYARAESPGAAHDGQVWFYDPKRRTLTLKVLLGVNPDPSVDGAFDGPDNITVSPYGGIILAEDGEGVSHLFGATDSGRTYPIARNDLNVGTEEEPDYAEFCGVTFSPDGKTLYANIQKPGILLAITGPWKRQKRG